In a genomic window of Streptomyces pristinaespiralis:
- a CDS encoding CYTH and CHAD domain-containing protein — translation MADTKREIERKYEATPDTPLPDLTEVPRVAGVVGKGVAELDAVYYDTADLRLAASSVTLRRRTGGADAGWHLKLPVAPGVRDEIAAPLSDGVPDDLAGLVRVYTRGRELVPVMRLLSSRDVQHLVDADGALLAELSRDAVVAERLHGGEGTAQWDEIEVELADGGDPAFLDTVHKKLRKAGVRTAAAPSKLARALTATGDGPAEREGGTGPARTAGDHVLAYLRKEVAAVVAHDPGVRRDLPDAVHQMRVATRRLRSALRSYRRVVDREVTGPLIDELKWLAGELGVARDQEVLAERLAERVDAVPVTLLLGPVDARLTAWAVAGAADARKTVIAALDSDRYLALLDALDALCARPPLLKAAAGEPGAVLAKAVLKEYDRLAARMDRALSLPEGEERDHAMHDARKAAKRARYAAEVARPALGKAAKRFGKRMKAVQSVLGDHQDSVVAREALRDLAVRAHAAGETTFVWGLLYGREEARARAREAELPGVWAETSVPRIRTALAR, via the coding sequence ATGGCGGACACCAAGCGCGAGATCGAGCGGAAGTACGAAGCCACCCCCGACACCCCGTTGCCCGACCTGACCGAAGTGCCCCGTGTGGCCGGGGTCGTGGGGAAGGGCGTGGCCGAGCTGGATGCCGTGTACTACGACACCGCCGATCTGAGGCTGGCCGCCTCGTCCGTCACTCTGCGGCGCAGAACCGGAGGCGCCGATGCGGGGTGGCATCTGAAGCTGCCCGTGGCGCCCGGAGTGCGGGACGAGATCGCCGCGCCCCTGTCCGACGGTGTGCCGGACGACCTGGCCGGCCTCGTTCGGGTGTACACGCGGGGCCGTGAGCTCGTGCCCGTGATGCGGCTGCTGTCCTCGCGGGACGTACAGCACCTCGTCGACGCCGACGGCGCCCTCCTCGCGGAACTCAGCCGGGACGCCGTCGTCGCGGAGCGCCTCCATGGCGGTGAGGGGACCGCGCAGTGGGACGAGATCGAGGTGGAGCTCGCCGACGGCGGCGACCCCGCGTTTCTCGACACCGTCCACAAGAAGCTCAGGAAGGCGGGCGTCCGCACGGCCGCCGCGCCGTCCAAGCTGGCCAGGGCACTGACGGCGACCGGGGACGGTCCTGCGGAGCGCGAGGGAGGGACAGGGCCGGCGCGGACGGCGGGCGATCACGTTCTCGCCTATCTGCGGAAGGAGGTCGCCGCGGTCGTCGCCCACGACCCCGGGGTGCGCCGCGACCTGCCCGACGCCGTGCATCAGATGCGGGTCGCCACCCGGCGGCTGCGCAGCGCCCTGCGGTCGTACCGGAGGGTCGTCGACCGCGAGGTCACGGGGCCCCTGATCGACGAGCTCAAGTGGCTCGCCGGGGAGCTGGGCGTCGCCCGTGATCAGGAGGTGCTCGCGGAACGGCTGGCCGAGCGGGTCGACGCCGTGCCCGTGACGCTGCTCCTCGGCCCGGTGGACGCGCGGCTGACCGCGTGGGCCGTGGCCGGCGCGGCGGACGCGCGGAAGACGGTGATCGCCGCGCTCGACAGCGACCGCTATCTCGCCCTGCTCGACGCGCTGGACGCGCTGTGCGCCCGCCCACCCCTGTTGAAGGCGGCAGCGGGAGAGCCCGGGGCCGTACTCGCCAAGGCCGTGCTGAAGGAATACGACCGGCTGGCCGCCCGTATGGACAGGGCCCTGTCCCTGCCGGAGGGGGAGGAGCGGGACCACGCCATGCACGACGCCCGCAAGGCGGCCAAGCGCGCACGGTACGCCGCCGAGGTCGCGCGGCCCGCGCTCGGCAAGGCCGCCAAGCGGTTCGGGAAGCGCATGAAGGCCGTGCAGAGCGTCCTCGGCGACCACCAGGACAGCGTCGTCGCCAGGGAGGCGCTGCGTGACCTGGCGGTCCGGGCCCACGCCGCTGGGGAGACCACCTTCGTCTGGGGACTGCTGTACGGCCGGGAGGAGGCCCGGGCACGGGCGCGGGAGGCGGAGCTGCCCGGGGTGTGGGCGGAGACGTCGGTCCCCCGGATCCGGACGGCTCTCGCCCGCTGA
- a CDS encoding TIGR03936 family radical SAM-associated protein produces the protein MQRIRLRYTKRGRLRFTSHRDFQRAFERALRRAEVPMAYSAGFTPHPKVSYANAAPTGTGSEAEFLEIALTDHRDPDKLRELLDESLPDGLDIIDAVEARTTGLADRLTASVWELRLDGVEPRDAESAVAAFLAAETVEVRRKTKNGMRTFDARGAVAALEASDRTGDTPCAILRLVVRHVTPAVRPDDVLSGLRAVADLAPPVPAAVTRLAQGLFDEESGTVTDPLAPDREAAPAAPPTAAGTASATAPEGPAA, from the coding sequence GTGCAGCGCATCCGTCTGCGCTACACCAAGCGCGGCCGCCTCCGGTTCACCAGCCACCGTGACTTCCAGCGTGCGTTCGAGCGGGCACTGCGGCGCGCCGAGGTGCCCATGGCGTACTCGGCGGGCTTCACCCCGCACCCGAAGGTGTCGTACGCCAATGCCGCACCCACCGGCACGGGCAGCGAGGCCGAGTTCCTGGAGATCGCCCTCACCGACCACCGCGACCCGGACAAGCTGCGCGAGCTGCTCGACGAGTCGCTGCCGGACGGGCTGGACATCATCGACGCCGTCGAGGCCCGCACCACTGGCCTCGCCGACCGGCTCACCGCCTCCGTGTGGGAGCTGCGCCTGGACGGTGTCGAGCCCCGCGACGCGGAGAGCGCCGTGGCCGCCTTCCTCGCCGCCGAGACCGTCGAGGTCCGGCGGAAGACGAAGAACGGCATGCGCACCTTCGACGCACGGGGCGCCGTCGCGGCACTCGAGGCGTCCGATAGGACCGGGGACACGCCCTGTGCGATACTGCGCCTGGTTGTTCGGCACGTGACACCTGCCGTGCGACCCGACGACGTCCTGTCCGGTCTCCGAGCTGTGGCCGACCTGGCGCCGCCGGTCCCCGCAGCGGTGACCAGGCTGGCGCAGGGGCTCTTCGACGAGGAGTCCGGCACGGTGACCGACCCGCTCGCGCCCGACCGCGAGGCAGCCCCGGCCGCTCCACCCACGGCCGCCGGGACCGCTTCTGCGACGGCGCCGGAAGGTCCCGCCGCGTAA
- a CDS encoding TIGR03960 family B12-binding radical SAM protein — protein sequence MSAESVFPQLEALLPHVQKPIQYVGGELNSTVKPWESCDVRWALMYPDAYEVGLPNQGVMILYEVLNEREGVLAERTYSVWPDLEELMREHKVPQFTVDSHRPVGAFDVFGLSFSTELGYTNMLTALDLAGIPLESKDRTVDHPIVLAGGHAAFNPEPIADFIDCAVIGDGEQAVLDMTEIIRAWKAEGRPGGREEVLFRLAKTGNVYVPRFYDVEYLPDGRIGRVVPNRSGVPWRVSKHTVMDLDEWPYPKQPLVPLAETVHERMSVEIFRGCTRGCRFCQAGMITRPVRERSITGIGDMVEKGLKATGFEEVGLLSLSSADHSEIGDIAKGLADRYEEDKIGLSLPSTRVDAFNVDLANELTRNGRRSGLTFAPEGGSERMRKVINKMVSEEDLIRTVATAYGNGWRQVKLYFMCGLPTETDEDVLQIGDMAVNVIAKGREVSGSNDIRCTVSIGGFVPKPHTPFQWAPQLSAEETDARLEKLRDKIRGDKKYGRSIGFRYHDGKPGIVEGLLSRGDRRVGAVIRAVYEDGGRFDGWREHFSYDRWMACAEKTLPDFGVDVDWYTTRERTYEEVLPWDHLDSGLDKDWLWEDWQDALDETEVEDCRWTPCFDCGVCPQMDTHIQIGPTGKKLLPLTVVK from the coding sequence ATGTCTGCCGAGTCGGTCTTCCCACAGCTCGAAGCGCTGCTCCCGCATGTGCAGAAGCCCATCCAGTACGTCGGCGGTGAGCTGAACTCCACCGTCAAGCCCTGGGAGTCCTGCGACGTCCGCTGGGCGCTCATGTACCCGGACGCCTACGAGGTCGGTCTGCCCAACCAGGGCGTCATGATCCTCTACGAGGTCCTGAACGAGCGCGAGGGCGTGCTGGCCGAGCGCACGTACAGCGTCTGGCCGGACCTCGAGGAGCTGATGCGTGAGCACAAGGTCCCGCAGTTCACGGTGGACAGCCACCGGCCCGTCGGCGCGTTCGACGTCTTCGGGCTGAGCTTCTCCACGGAGCTCGGTTACACCAACATGCTCACGGCCCTCGACCTGGCGGGCATCCCGCTGGAGTCCAAGGACCGCACGGTGGACCACCCGATCGTGCTGGCCGGCGGGCACGCGGCGTTCAACCCCGAGCCGATCGCGGACTTCATCGACTGCGCGGTCATCGGCGACGGCGAGCAGGCCGTGCTCGACATGACCGAGATCATCCGCGCGTGGAAGGCCGAGGGCCGCCCGGGCGGGCGCGAGGAGGTCCTGTTCCGTCTCGCGAAGACCGGCAACGTGTACGTGCCGCGCTTCTACGACGTCGAGTACCTGCCCGACGGCCGCATCGGCCGTGTCGTCCCGAACAGGTCGGGCGTGCCGTGGCGGGTGTCCAAGCACACCGTCATGGACCTCGACGAGTGGCCCTACCCGAAGCAGCCGCTGGTCCCGCTCGCCGAGACCGTCCACGAGCGGATGTCCGTCGAGATCTTCCGCGGCTGCACCCGCGGCTGCCGCTTCTGCCAGGCCGGCATGATCACGCGCCCCGTGCGGGAGCGAAGCATCACCGGCATCGGCGACATGGTGGAGAAGGGTCTCAAGGCGACCGGCTTCGAGGAGGTCGGCCTGCTGTCGCTGTCCTCCGCGGACCACAGCGAGATCGGCGACATCGCGAAGGGCCTCGCGGACCGGTACGAAGAGGACAAGATCGGCCTCTCGCTGCCCTCGACCCGTGTCGACGCGTTCAACGTCGACCTGGCCAACGAGCTGACGAGGAACGGCCGCAGGTCCGGCCTGACGTTCGCCCCCGAGGGCGGCTCCGAGCGCATGCGCAAGGTCATCAACAAGATGGTCTCGGAGGAGGACCTGATCCGTACGGTCGCCACCGCCTACGGCAACGGCTGGCGCCAGGTGAAGCTGTACTTCATGTGCGGCCTGCCGACGGAGACCGACGAGGACGTCCTGCAGATCGGCGACATGGCGGTCAACGTCATCGCCAAGGGCCGCGAGGTGTCCGGCTCCAACGACATCCGCTGCACCGTGTCCATCGGCGGCTTCGTGCCCAAGCCGCACACGCCGTTCCAGTGGGCGCCGCAGCTGAGCGCGGAGGAGACCGACGCGCGCCTCGAGAAGCTGCGCGACAAGATCCGCGGCGACAAGAAGTACGGCCGCTCGATCGGCTTCCGCTACCACGACGGCAAGCCCGGCATCGTCGAGGGCCTGCTGTCGCGCGGTGACCGCCGTGTCGGCGCGGTCATCCGCGCCGTGTACGAGGACGGCGGCCGCTTCGACGGCTGGCGCGAGCACTTCTCGTACGACCGCTGGATGGCGTGCGCCGAGAAGACGCTGCCGGACTTCGGCGTCGACGTCGACTGGTACACCACCCGTGAGCGCACGTACGAGGAGGTCCTGCCCTGGGACCACCTGGACTCCGGTCTCGACAAGGACTGGCTCTGGGAGGACTGGCAGGACGCCCTCGACGAGACCGAGGTCGAGGACTGCCGCTGGACGCCGTGCTTCGACTGCGGCGTGTGCCCGCAGATGGACACGCACATCCAGATCGGTCCGACGGGCAAGAAGCTGCTCCCGCTGACCGTCGTGAAGTAG
- the rodA gene encoding rod shape-determining protein RodA, translating into MTGAGGFSVPGYGPERGGVWTRLTARDSVVRRLDWPILLSAITLSLLGALLVWSATRGRTELNQGDPYYFLVRHLLNTGIGFVLMVGTIWLGHRTLRGAVPFLYGLSVVLVVLVLTPLGATINGAHAWIQLGGGFSLQPSEFVKITIILGMAMMLAARVDAGDQVHPDHGTVAKSLGLAVLPMVIVMLMPDLGSVMVMVVIVLGVLLASGASNRWVFGLIGAGAAGAIAVTALGLLDEYQINRFAAFANPELDPAGVGYNTNQARIAIGSGGLYGEGLFNGHQTSGQFVPEQQTDFIFTVAGEELGFLGAGLILVLLGVVLWRACRIARETTELYGTIVAAGIIAWFAFQSFENIGMAMGIMPVAGLPLPFVSYGGTSMFAVWIAIGLLQSIRVQRPISA; encoded by the coding sequence ATGACAGGCGCAGGCGGCTTCTCCGTCCCGGGATACGGCCCGGAGCGCGGCGGGGTCTGGACCAGGCTCACGGCCCGTGACTCCGTGGTGCGCAGGCTCGACTGGCCGATCCTGCTCTCCGCGATCACGCTCTCCCTGCTCGGCGCGCTCCTCGTGTGGTCCGCCACGCGGGGCCGCACCGAACTCAACCAGGGCGACCCGTACTACTTCCTCGTCCGGCACCTGCTCAACACCGGTATCGGCTTCGTCCTGATGGTCGGGACCATCTGGCTCGGCCACCGGACCCTGCGCGGCGCCGTCCCGTTCCTCTACGGGCTCTCCGTGGTGCTCGTGGTGCTCGTCCTCACCCCGCTGGGCGCCACCATCAACGGCGCGCACGCCTGGATCCAGCTGGGCGGCGGCTTCTCGCTCCAGCCCTCCGAGTTCGTGAAGATCACGATCATCCTCGGGATGGCGATGATGCTCGCGGCCCGCGTCGACGCGGGCGACCAGGTGCACCCCGACCACGGGACCGTCGCCAAGTCGCTCGGCCTCGCCGTCCTGCCGATGGTCATCGTCATGCTGATGCCGGACCTCGGCTCGGTCATGGTCATGGTCGTCATCGTCCTCGGCGTGCTGCTCGCCTCCGGCGCGTCCAACCGCTGGGTCTTCGGCCTCATCGGCGCCGGAGCGGCGGGCGCGATCGCCGTCACGGCGCTCGGACTGCTCGACGAGTACCAGATCAACCGCTTCGCCGCCTTCGCCAACCCCGAACTCGACCCGGCCGGCGTCGGCTACAACACCAACCAGGCGCGCATCGCGATCGGGTCCGGCGGGCTGTACGGCGAAGGGCTCTTCAACGGCCACCAGACCAGTGGCCAGTTCGTGCCCGAGCAGCAGACCGACTTCATCTTCACGGTCGCCGGCGAGGAGCTCGGCTTCCTCGGCGCCGGGCTGATCCTCGTGCTGCTCGGCGTGGTGCTGTGGCGCGCGTGCCGGATCGCCCGCGAGACGACGGAGCTCTACGGCACGATCGTGGCCGCCGGGATAATCGCGTGGTTCGCCTTCCAGTCGTTCGAGAACATCGGCATGGCGATGGGCATCATGCCGGTCGCGGGCCTGCCGCTGCCGTTCGTGTCGTACGGAGGCACGTCGATGTTCGCGGTGTGGATCGCGATCGGGCTGCTGCAGTCGATCCGGGTCCAACGCCCCATAAGCGCGTAG
- a CDS encoding LysR family transcriptional regulator, whose translation MTQPPLSRQIQLLEGFLGAQLFDRSNRSVRLTPAGRAFLHDARRILRQAEQATLAVRQVSAGEAGSIAIGFTAAGAYSMLDTLLATARASVPGVEIVLREMVTRDQLEALGASGLDLALVRPPVTDADLTYRPAVREQLVAALPVGHPLATAADDGEPLDIRAFDRQEVLMYSPVEARYFHELLISVFRAAGITPVFSQYLSQVHSILALVNGGWGVALVPETAALLRYAGVVFRPVRLTAPAPVELTLAWRTNNDNPALSALLEHL comes from the coding sequence ATGACACAGCCGCCCCTCAGCCGGCAGATCCAGCTGCTGGAGGGGTTCCTGGGTGCCCAGTTGTTCGACCGCTCCAACCGCTCCGTACGGCTGACACCGGCGGGGCGCGCCTTTCTCCATGACGCCCGGCGCATCCTCCGCCAGGCGGAACAGGCCACCCTGGCCGTGCGGCAGGTCTCGGCCGGCGAAGCGGGCAGCATCGCCATCGGCTTCACAGCCGCCGGCGCCTACTCCATGCTCGACACACTGCTGGCCACCGCCCGCGCCTCGGTGCCGGGGGTGGAGATCGTGCTCCGGGAGATGGTGACTCGCGATCAGCTGGAGGCACTGGGCGCGTCCGGCCTCGATCTGGCCCTGGTCCGGCCGCCCGTCACCGACGCGGACCTGACGTACCGGCCGGCGGTACGGGAACAGCTCGTCGCCGCCCTGCCCGTCGGCCATCCGCTCGCCACCGCCGCCGACGACGGTGAACCGCTCGACATCAGGGCCTTCGACAGGCAGGAGGTCCTGATGTACTCGCCCGTGGAGGCGCGCTACTTCCACGAACTCCTGATCAGCGTCTTCCGCGCGGCCGGGATCACCCCCGTCTTCTCCCAGTACCTCAGCCAGGTCCACAGCATCCTGGCGCTGGTCAACGGCGGCTGGGGAGTGGCGCTGGTGCCCGAGACCGCCGCGCTGCTGCGCTACGCCGGCGTCGTCTTCCGACCCGTACGGCTGACCGCCCCGGCGCCCGTCGAGCTCACGCTCGCCTGGCGTACCAACAACGACAACCCCGCCCTGAGCGCTCTTCTCGAACATCTGTGA
- the gudD gene encoding glucarate dehydratase: MSAAPSGTSQPVVTSMRVIPVAGQDSMLLNLSGAHAPYFTRNLVVLTDSEGRTGVGEVPGGEKIRSTLQEAEDLVAGEPLGRYQAVLRAVRERFADRDTAGRGSQTFDLRITVHAVTALESALLDLLGQHLGVPVSALLGEGRQRDRVPVLGYLFYIGDRGRTDLPYRSEPDAQDDWLRLRNEEALTPAAVVALAEAAQRRYGFQDFKLKGGVLEGRQEAEAVRALAERFPGARITLDPNGAWPVEEAVALGRELAGVLAYAEDPCGPEGGYSGRETMAEFRRATGLRTATNMIATDWRQLGHAVRADAVDIPLADPHFWTMQGSVRVAQLCEAWGLTWGSHSNNHFDVSLAMFTHVAAAAPGEITAIDTHWIWQDGQRLTTAPFEIKDGMLEVPVRPGLGVTLDMEQVEAAHELYRSLGLGSRDDATAMRHLVPGWEFDSKRPALVR, translated from the coding sequence ATGAGCGCCGCGCCTTCCGGCACCTCCCAGCCAGTCGTCACCTCGATGCGCGTCATCCCCGTCGCGGGCCAGGACAGCATGCTGCTGAACCTCAGCGGCGCCCACGCCCCCTACTTCACCCGCAATCTCGTCGTCCTGACCGACTCCGAGGGACGCACCGGGGTCGGCGAGGTCCCTGGCGGCGAGAAGATCCGCTCCACTCTGCAGGAGGCCGAGGACCTGGTGGCCGGGGAGCCCCTCGGCCGGTACCAAGCGGTCCTGCGCGCGGTCCGCGAGCGCTTCGCGGACCGGGACACCGCCGGGCGGGGCTCGCAGACCTTCGACCTCCGGATCACGGTGCATGCCGTCACCGCCCTGGAGTCCGCCCTGCTCGACCTTCTCGGACAGCATCTGGGTGTGCCCGTGAGCGCGCTGCTCGGTGAGGGGCGCCAGCGGGACCGCGTGCCCGTGCTCGGCTACCTCTTCTACATCGGCGACCGCGGGCGCACCGACCTGCCCTACCGCAGCGAGCCGGACGCCCAGGACGACTGGCTGCGGCTGCGGAACGAGGAGGCGCTCACCCCCGCCGCTGTCGTCGCCCTCGCGGAGGCGGCCCAGCGGCGTTACGGGTTCCAGGACTTCAAGCTCAAGGGCGGTGTCCTGGAGGGCCGGCAGGAGGCCGAGGCGGTCCGGGCCCTCGCCGAGCGCTTCCCCGGGGCCCGGATCACGCTGGACCCCAACGGCGCCTGGCCGGTGGAGGAAGCCGTCGCGCTGGGCCGCGAGCTGGCCGGCGTCCTCGCCTACGCGGAGGACCCTTGCGGCCCGGAGGGCGGCTACTCCGGCCGCGAGACGATGGCCGAGTTCCGGCGCGCCACCGGGCTGCGGACCGCCACCAACATGATCGCCACCGACTGGCGGCAGCTCGGCCACGCCGTTCGCGCCGACGCGGTCGACATCCCGCTGGCCGACCCGCACTTCTGGACCATGCAGGGTTCCGTGCGGGTCGCCCAGCTCTGCGAGGCGTGGGGACTGACCTGGGGCTCGCACTCCAACAACCACTTCGACGTGTCGCTGGCCATGTTCACCCATGTCGCCGCCGCGGCTCCCGGCGAGATCACGGCCATCGACACCCACTGGATCTGGCAGGACGGCCAGCGGCTCACGACCGCACCGTTCGAGATCAAGGACGGCATGCTCGAGGTACCCGTACGCCCGGGTCTCGGCGTCACGCTCGACATGGAGCAGGTGGAGGCGGCCCACGAGCTCTACCGCAGCCTGGGGCTCGGGTCCAGGGACGACGCGACCGCCATGCGTCACCTGGTGCCCGGCTGGGAGTTCGACAGCAAGCGGCCCGCGCTGGTGCGGTGA